Proteins encoded by one window of Aspergillus puulaauensis MK2 DNA, chromosome 4, nearly complete sequence:
- a CDS encoding beta-class carbonic anhydrase (COG:P;~EggNog:ENOG410PNNX;~InterPro:IPR036874,IPR001765;~go_function: GO:0004089 - carbonate dehydratase activity [Evidence IEA];~go_function: GO:0008270 - zinc ion binding [Evidence IEA]): MSVAKEFEAANANYAASFTKGDLQLPPQRKVAIVACMDARLDTARALGLEEGDAHVIRNAGGRVTDALRSIVISQQLLGTREIVIVHHTNCGMLTFTDEVIRTKIRDEIKQNADHIAFLPFSDLRKSVLDDIQLVKENPLVLDVPVTGYIYEVESGKIVKVE; encoded by the exons atgTCCGTCGCAAAAGAATTCGAAGCAGCAAACGCAAACTACGCCGCGTCCTTTACGAAAGGCGACTTGCAGCTGCCACCCCAGCG CAAAGTCGCAATCGTAGCCTGCATGGATGCACGACTGG ATACTGCTCGCGCTCTCGGCCTAGAAGAAGGCGACGCCCATGTCATCCGCAACGCAGGCGGACGAGTCACCGATGCCCTGCGCAGCATCGTGATctcgcagcagctgctcgGGACGCGGGAGATAGTAATTGTGCACCAC ACGAACTGTGGAATGCTCACGTTTACCGACGAGGTTATTCGAACTAAGATCCGGGATGAGATTAAGCAGAATGCGGATCATATTGCCTTTCTCCCGTTCTCGGATCTGAGGAAGAGTGTTTTGGATGATATTCAGTTGGTCAAAGAGAATccgttggtgttggatgTGCCGGTTACGGGATACATCTATGAAGTTGAGTCGGGGAAGATTGTGAAGGTCGAGTAG
- a CDS encoding TauD/TfdA dioxygenase family protein (COG:I;~EggNog:ENOG410PHDX;~InterPro:IPR042098,IPR003819;~PFAM:PF02668;~go_function: GO:0016491 - oxidoreductase activity [Evidence IEA];~go_process: GO:0055114 - oxidation-reduction process [Evidence IEA]) has product MAPSIAEAPKADVVVPVKPDAVETKPKIRRAIDEEGGTTTASFPNYLPIWDHSEKYPPLEPFTHTEHGLDADPSFSDLLAPGSKIQKLTPTTGSEVTGVQLSKLSTKGKDQLALLVAQRKVVAFRDQDLASLPIQEALDFGGYFGRHHIHPTSGAPDGYPEIHLVHRKGNKGELDAFFAEKNSTVAWHSDVTYEQQPPGTTFLYILDTPEVGGDTAFVNQVEAYNRLSPAIKERLHGLKAVHSGFEQAEFSRQRGGVVRREPVKNEHPLVRTHPATGEKALFVNGGFTRSIVGLKKEESDALLAFLLNHIGRGIDYQARVRWAPGTVVVWDNRVTAHSAIVDWTTGERRHLARITPQAERPHETPYVPEE; this is encoded by the exons ATGGCCCCTTCTATTGCTGAAGCTCCCAAGGCCGACGTTGTCGTGCCAGTCAAGCCCGATGCCGTCGAAACAAAGCCCAAGATCCGGCGAGCCAtcgacgaagaaggaggaaccaccaccgccagc TTCCCCAATTACCTCCCAATCTGGGACCACTCCGAGAAATACCCTCCTCTCGAACCCTTCACCCACACCGAGCACGGCCTTGACGCAGACCCCTCCTTCTCcgacctcctcgcccccGGCTCCAAGATCCAGAAACTAACCCCAACAACGGGCTCCGAAGTCACCGGCGTACAGCTATCAAAGCTATCCACCAAAGGAAAAGACcaactcgccctcctcgtcgcccaaCGCAAAGTCGTCGCCTTCCGCGACCAGGacctcgcctccctccccatccaagaAGCCCTCGACTTCGGCGGCTACTTCGGCCGTCACCACATCCATCCCACATCCGGCGCCCCAGATGGATACCCGGAGATTCACCTGGTCCACCGCAAGGGCAACAAGGGCGAGCTGGACGCATTCTTCgccgagaagaacagcacaGTCGCCTGGCACTCCGACGTCACATACGAGCAACAGCCACCCGGGACAACATTCTTGTATATCCTCGACACCCCCGAGGTCGGCGGCGACACGGCGTTCGTGAACCAGGTCGAGGCGTATAACCGGCTTTCACCGGCGATTAAGGAGCGGCTGCATGGGCTTAAGGCGGTGCATAGTGGGTTTGAGCAGGCGGAGTTTAGTCGTCAGCGCGGGGGTGTGGTGCGTAGGGAGCCCGTTAAGAATGAGCATCCGCTTGTGAGGACGCATCCGGCGACAGGGGAGAAGGCGTTGTTTGTTAATGGAGGAT TTACTCGGAGTATTGTTGggctgaagaaggaggagagtgaTGCTTTACTCGCTTTCTTGCTGAACCATATCGGTCGAGGCATCGATTATCAGGCGAGGGTGAGATGGGCACCTGGTACAGTTGTTGTTTGGGAT AACCGAGTTACTGCGCACTCTGCGATTGTCGACTGGACAACTGGCGAACGTCGTCATCTGGCGCGGATTACGCCGCAGGCTGAACGGCCGCACGAGACGCCGTATGTGCCGGAGGAGTAA
- a CDS encoding alpha-hydroxy acid oxidase (COG:C;~EggNog:ENOG410PKHE;~InterPro:IPR012133,IPR037396,IPR008259,IPR013785, IPR000262;~PFAM:PF01070;~go_function: GO:0003824 - catalytic activity [Evidence IEA];~go_function: GO:0010181 - FMN binding [Evidence IEA];~go_function: GO:0016491 - oxidoreductase activity [Evidence IEA];~go_process: GO:0055114 - oxidation-reduction process [Evidence IEA]) has product MTDKILSIADLEEAGSRVLPKQVKEFFNAGATNQVTLHDNSAAYRKYRLLPRVLKDVSNVNTKTPLFDGKISFPLCASPAGIQAMAHPDGELATSRACAKMGVHMGVSSYANYPVEQITHASKEAGAGPINHAMQLYIMNDKAKQERIVRRAEAAGCKAIFLTADSPVLGVRYNEWRNGFKPPPGLGYPMYERSSEWIQSQSHDDGFTASNSDSHSWAVDIPWLRRVTNMEIWIKGVLTPEDVETAIEYGCEGVIISNHGGRQLDETPATLDALPACAKAARGRIRIHVDGGIRTGSDIFKALALGAECCWVGRPVLWGLAHDGQKGVELMFQILFDEFKRCMQLTGCKTISDISPASLAVVRADGPLARL; this is encoded by the exons ATGACTGATAAAATCCTGTCGATAGCAGACCTGGAAGAGGCAGGTTCAAGAGTCCTACCAAAGCAGGTAAAAG AATTCTTCAACGCAGGAGCCACAAACCAGGTAACCCTACACGACAACTCAGCAGCCTACCGTAAATATCGCCTGTTGCCGCGCGTTTTAAAAGATGTATCAAACGTGAATACAAAAACCCCTTTATTCGACGGCAAAATCTCATTCCCACTCTGCGCCTCTCCAGCTGGAATCCAAGCAATGGCCCATCCAGACGGCGAACTCGCAACAAGCCGAGCATGCGCGAAGATGGGCGTACACATGGGCGTGTCCTCGTACGCGAATTACCCCGTCGAACAAATCACGCATGCTTCCAAGGAGGCCGGAGCTGGGCCCATTAACCACGCCATGCAGTTATACATCATGAACGACAAGGCCAAGCAGGAGCGAATCGTGCGCcgcgccgaagccgcaggGTGCAAAGCGATCTTCCTCACGGCAGACAGCCCTGTGCTGGGTGTTCGGTACAACGAGTGGCGGAATGGGTTCAAGCCCCCTCCTGGCCTGGGCTATCCAATGTATGAAAGATCCTCAGAGTGGATTCAAAGCCAATCGCATGACGATGGGTTTACGGCTTCGAACTCGGATTCGCATTCTTGGGCTGTGGATATCCCATGGTTACGAAGGGTAACTAACATGGAGATTTGGATTAAAGGGGTCTTGACGCCGGAGGATGTCGAGACGGCGATTGAGTATGGATGTGAGGGTGTGATTATTAGTAACCATGGTGGGAGACAGTTGGATGAGACTCCCGCTACTCTTGATGCTCTGCCTGCGTGTGCGAAGGCTGCGCGAGGGCGGATTAGAATCCATGTTGACGGGGGAATCAGGACTGGATCGGATATATTCAAGGCGTTGGCACTGGGTGCGGAGTGTTGCTGGGTTGGGCGTCCGGTATTATGGGGGCTCGCG CATGATGGCCAAAAAGGGGTCGAACTGATGTTCCAGATTctgtttgatgagttcaAGCGATGCATGCAACTGACCGGTTGCAAGACGATATCTGACATCAGCCCTGCCTCTCTGGCAGTGGTGCGGGCTGATGGGCCTTTGGCACGACTTTAG
- a CDS encoding ketopantoate reductase family protein (COG:H;~EggNog:ENOG410PMYW;~InterPro:IPR003710,IPR013752,IPR036291,IPR013332, IPR008927,IPR013328;~PFAM:PF02558,PF08546;~go_function: GO:0008677 - 2-dehydropantoate 2-reductase activity [Evidence IEA];~go_function: GO:0016491 - oxidoreductase activity [Evidence IEA];~go_process: GO:0015940 - pantothenate biosynthetic process [Evidence IEA];~go_process: GO:0055114 - oxidation-reduction process [Evidence IEA]), with protein sequence MSAPDRRVHILGLGSIGTLVAHSLLSSPNPPHITLLVHRPDLYHELSSGRKLGLRLGEDGELQEQGGFDTELLGPSSSSAPIYNLIVTVKAPATVSALEAIKHRLGSHSTICFLQNGLGQIEKLNESLFSDVSTRPTYMFGIMRLGVYLKSSTEAILASPNGSISVGLVGSGPSSRSSQHQVLLDTLLKSPVLGCEELEWSDLLQMQLLKLASNCIINPLTAILDVRNGRVNENADVQPLRRRILEEVSTVFENLPEVQSLPAGRASFSVESLEAVARDTTEKTAQNSSSMREDIRKGRSTEIEYINGWIVKRGKELGIGCVANSLVTQIVLAKSAEKTHQ encoded by the coding sequence atgtCAGCTCCAGATCGCCGTGTTCACATCCTGGGACTGGGCAGTATTGGGACCCTAGTTGCCCACTCGCTGTTGTCCTCGCCTAATCCTCCACACATCACTCTGCTTGTCCACCGTCCGGACCTTTATCATGAGCTCTCCAGTGGGCGGAAGCTGGGGCTGCGACTAGGAGAAGACGGCGAGCTGCAAGAGCAGGGAGGATTTGACACTGAACTTCTTGGgccgtcgtcatcatcagcgCCAATTTACAATCTGATTGTTACGGTCAAGGCCCCCGCGACGGTATCTGCACTGGAGGCCATCAAACATCGACTTGGCTCTCACTCGACAATCTGTTTTCTTCAGAATGGCCTGGGTCAGATTGAAAAGCTCAATGAGAGCCTTTTCTCCGATGTATCGACTCGTCCGACATACATGTTTGGCATCATGCGCCTTGGTGTTTACCTGAAGTCTTCAACCGAAGCCATTCTTGCAAGCCCCAACGGCAGCATTTCGGTCGGCCTTGTAGGCAGTGGGCCGTCCTCGAGGAGCTCTCAACACCAGGTCCTGCTGGACACTCTCTTAAAATCGCCTGTCCTTGGATGTGAGGAGTTGGAATGGTCAGATCTACTTCAAATGCAGCTGTTGAAGCTGGCCTCGAACTGCATAATCAACCCTTTGACGGCTATACTCGATGTTCGAAACGGACGCGTCAACGAGAATGCGGACGTTCAGCCTCTGCGGCGCCGCATCCTCGAAGAAGTTTCTACTGTTTTTGAAAACCTCCCCGAAGTCCAGAGCTTGCCAGCCGGTCGAGCCTCCTTTTCTGTCGAGTCGCTCGAGGCCGTGGCCAGAGATACGACTGAAAAGACGGCGCAGAACTCGAGCAGTATGCGCGAGGACATTCGCAAAGGGCGAAGTACTGAAATCGAATACATAAACGGCTGGATCGTCAAGCGCGGCAAGGAGCTGGGGATTGGCTGTGTTGCTAACTCGTTAGTGACCCAGATTGTACTCGCAAAGAGTGCTGAAAAAACGCATCAATAG
- a CDS encoding uncharacterized protein (SECRETED:SignalP(1-19)), whose translation MRLTLVSLFVAFFAAMASAQHTVNCWGKALNPEQNDLETIIRWFNKRIAIAAADNTWINQVIEPDSCISIACVKDLAISVRACNSAKQTLRPSLQNLVNTMNVILAECTEEYDGKMVSGGVVDHPDGYSLIVQEDDTCKY comes from the exons ATGCGTCTCACTCTTGTCAGTCTTTTTgttgccttcttcgcagccaTGGCATCTGCT CAGCATACCGTCAACTGCTGGGGAAAAGCCCTGAACCCCGAGCAAAACGATCTCGAAACCATAATCCGTTGGTTCAACAAGCGGATTGCCATCGCGGCGGCTGACAACACATGGATAAATCAAGTTATTGAACCCGACTCGTGCATTTCTATCGCCTGCGTCAAGGACTTGGCCATCAGCGTCCGAGCATGCAATAGC GCAAAACAAACCCTCCGCCCTAGCCTGCAAAACCTGGTCAACACCATGAATGTGATCCTGGCCGAATGTACTGAAGAGTACGACGGCAAAATGGTTTCTGGTGGCGTTGTTGACCATCCTGATGGATACTCGCTTATTGTCCAGGAGGATGATACATGCAAGTACTAA
- a CDS encoding WD repeat protein (COG:K,L;~EggNog:ENOG410PM2K;~InterPro:IPR036322,IPR015943,IPR019775,IPR001680, IPR042238,IPR017986;~PFAM:PF00400;~go_function: GO:0005515 - protein binding [Evidence IEA];~go_process: GO:0006283 - transcription-coupled nucleotide-excision repair [Evidence IEA]): MNAYLLNRTVGSIPPSTFHSAQSIRLLHSLEPAPGIRFSSTNSQSANDGGHDADSDDVFAHRAGANVLAIDQYEGRFMVSGGADPSIHLWDLESRAAELSYTHEPVASISRFSHDDAHTHAITSASIYPFDPTPSTILTTSHDGTLKLSALQPAAITPVHTFKLDCTPYTHSLSSHPGSPLLVAVGTSEKPVRLLDLRSGLSTHGLPGHSSGVLSVSWAPHRPHILASASTDNRIILFDIRRAGHNAAIATLDMDDAVGLVQSQNTSGSYHSRPAFSPHARAHNGAVTGVRWTSDGTYLVTAGQDARIRVWEAATGANTLVHFGPRIQNTSSAHLAERAPLVVPHRHLGAGHETLLWANYSDSDDRGEIFLLGLREGSFIKRLRVPGLMGRRTYAQGRSNALSAARINSLAWRGNGASGEGIEVFSAHGDGTVRAWVSRESEEAPTEDEEVEQADRKRKRDVLEEIYQGFMSV; this comes from the coding sequence ATGAATGCATATCTCCTCAATCGGACCGTCGGGTCCATTCCGCCATCCACTTTCCACTCCGCGCAGTCAATCCGCCTGCTTCACAGCCTTGAACCCGCCCCCGGGATCCGCTTCTCCAGTACCAACTCCCAGTCCGCGAACGACGGAGGACACGATGCCGATTCCGACGATGTTTTTGCGCACAGAGCTGGAGCGAACGTGTTAGCTATTGACCAGTATGAAGGCCGCTTCATGGTCTCTGGTGGCGCCGACCCCTCGATTCACCTGTGGGATTTGGAGTCACGAGCCGCCGAGCTGAGTTACACGCACGAGCCTGtcgcctccatctccaggtTCTCGCACGACGACGCCCATACGCATGCCATTACATCCGCCTCCATCTACCCCTTCGATCCCACCCCGTCGACGATCCTTACCACCTCGCATGACGGAACCCTGAAGCTCTCGGCCCTGCAACCGGCGGCAATCACTCCTGTCCACACATTTAAGCTCGATTGTACACCGTACACCCATTCTTTGTCTTCCCATCCGGGCTCCCCTCTACTCGTCGCTGTTGGAACGTCCGAAAAGCCGGTCCGATTGCTCGACCTACGCTCTGGGTTGTCTACACATGGTCTCCCTGGTCACAGCTCAGGCGTCCTCTCCGTATCCTGGGCTCCCCATCGCCCGCACATTCTAGCTTCTGCCTCCACCGACAATCGCATCATCCTATTCGATATCCGTCGCGCGGGACACAATGCCGCGATCGCGACTCTCGACATGGACGACGCAGTGGGTCTCGTTCAATCTCAGAACACCTCGGGTTCGTATCATAGCCGCCCGGCATTTTCCCCCCACGCTCGAGCACACAATGGAGCCGTGACGGGGGTGCGATGGACTTCGGATGGAACATATCTGGTAACGGCTGGTCAAGACGCGAGGATTCGTGTGTGGGAAGCTGCAACGGGTGCCAACACGCTTGTCCATTTCGGCCCTCGTATTCAAAATACTTCATCTGCCCACTTGGCTGAAAGGGCACCGTTGGTTGTTCCACATCGTCATCTGGGCGCTGGCCATGAAACGCTACTATGGGCTAATTATAGTGATTCGGACGACCGAGGCGAaatattcctcctcggcctccgcgAGGGGTCCTTTATTAAGCGCCTCCGAGTCCCGGGTCTCATGGGGCGCAGGACATACGCGCAGGGACGGTCCAATGCCCTCAGCGCCGCGCGCATTAATTCATTGGCATGGCGGGGCAACGGTGCGTCCGGCGAAGGCATCGAGGTTTTCTCAGCACATGGCGACGGGACAGTGAGGGCGTGGGTTTCGCGAGAATCAGAAGAGGCGCCaactgaagatgaagaggtgGAGCAGGCTGATCGCAAGCGGAAACGGGATGTACTCGAAGAGATCTACCAAGGCTTTATGTCAGTCTAG
- a CDS encoding DUF914 domain membrane protein (COG:E,G;~EggNog:ENOG410PHPB;~InterPro:IPR009262;~PFAM:PF06027;~TransMembrane:8 (i64-81o101-120i132-152o164-182i189-208o287-309i316-336o342-361i);~go_component: GO:0016021 - integral component of membrane [Evidence IEA];~go_function: GO:0022857 - transmembrane transporter activity [Evidence IEA];~go_process: GO:0055085 - transmembrane transport [Evidence IEA]), with amino-acid sequence MSDNKSKQQPTVETTVTGPDGESPSTVTSTDASPPESDPVPETAADQIDQEKKGFFAYFKTKEFYITLILGQFLAITNTGTNTFNQMLADKQTQIPAFQTFFNYCLINIIFTSYTLYKYGIKGWFQMIWKNWWKYVILSFCDVEGNYFMVLAYQYTTMMSAQLINFWAIVIVVLASFIFLRVRYHISQILGILICIGGMGVLIASDHIQGTNGGDISRGNQIKGDLFALLGATFYGLANTGEEYFVSTAPVYEVIGQMGFFGMIINGVQAGIFDRESIKNAHWDGQVGGYLAGYTLCLSIFYSTAPLLFRLASAAFFNISLLTMNFWGVIIGIEVFKYSVHWMYPIAFVLIIIGQLIYYLGRKVLGEARKPWLGRNQERGVAGIFTAKRKIEANAAALRTSVA; translated from the exons ATGTCCGATAACAAGAGCAAGCAACAGCCCACGGTCGAGACGACTGTCACAGGCCCCGATGGTGAAAGCCCATCTACTGTGACATCGACCGATGCCAGCCCACCAGAATCGGATCCTGTTCctgaaacagcagcagaCCAGATCgaccaagaaaagaaaggcttTTTTGCGTACTTCAAAACCAAGGAGTTCTACATAACTCTAATCCTTGG ACAGTTTCTGGCCATCACAAACACCGGCACGAACACATTCAACCAGATGCTCGCGGACAAGCAAACTCAAATCCCGGCTTTCCAGACATTCTTCAACTACTGCCTTATCAACATCATCTTCACTTCCTATACCCTCTACAAGTATGGCATCAAAGGCTGGTTCCAGATGATATGGAAGAACTGGTGGAAGT ATGTTATTCTATCTTTCTGCGATGTCGAGGGCAACTACTTCATGGTCCTTGCGTACCAATATACCACCATGATGAGTGCTCAGTTGATCAATTTCTGGGCCATCGTCATTGTGGTTCTGGCATCCTTTATATTCCTCCGCGTCCGCTATCACATTTCCCAGATTCTCGGTATTTTGATCTGTATCGGCGGCATGGGCGTCTTGATTGCGTCGGATCACATTCAGGGCACGAACGGGGGAGATATCTCCCGAGGCAACCAGATCAAGGGCGACCTTTTCGCATTACTGGGAGCTACTTTTTACGGCCTCGCCAACACCGGTGAGGAATACTTCGTGAGCACCGCTCCTGTTTACGAGGTTATCGGCCAGATGGGCTTCTTCGGCATGATCATCAACGGTGTACAGGCCGGTATCTTCGACCGCGAGTCTATCAAGAACGCACACTGGGATGGTCAAGTGGGCGGCTATCTGGCCGGCTACACCCTGTGTCTTTCCATCTTCTATTCCACGGCACCGCTCTTATTCCGTCTGGCGTCGgctgccttcttcaacatctctCTCCTCACAATGAACTTCTGGGGTGTCATCATCGGCATTGAAGTTTTCAAATACAGTGTGCACTGGATGTACCCGATCGCGTTTGTTCTCATCATTATCGGCCAGCTTATCTACTACCTCGGCCGCAAAGTCCTGGGCGAAGCTCGCAAGCCTTGGCTTGGGCGCAACCAGGAGCGCGGTGTTGCTGGCATCTTCACTGCGAAGCGCAAGATCGAAGCGAATGCAGCGGCGTTGCGCACTTCCGTGGCCTGA